The sequence below is a genomic window from Variovorax paradoxus B4.
AGCCAGCTCCACAGCGGCCAGCCTTGCTGGCGCCCTTCGACCAGCGGCAGCACCACGGCCACCGAACCCGCAGCCACCAGCAGCATGCCGACAGGGTCGAGCCGGCTCCCGGCGCCGCTGCCGCCGTTCGCCAGCGGCGGAATCACGCGCGGTGCGAGCACCAGTGCCAGCAGGCCGATCGGCAGGTTGATCAGAAAGCAGCTGCGCCAGCCGAGACCGGCCAGGTCGGCGTGGATCAACAGCCCGCCCACCAGTTGCCCGAGCGTCGCGCCCAGGCCCAGCGTGAGCCCGTAGGCTGCAAATGCGCGCGCACGGTTTTCGCCCGTGTAGGCCAGGCCGATCATCGCCAGCACCTGCGGCTGCAGCAGCGCCCCGGCCAGGCCTTGCAGCACGCGGGCCGCCACCAGCAGTTCAGCGTTGGGCGCTAGGCCGCACGCGGCGGACGCCAGCGTGAACAGCAGCAGGCCCAACATGAACATGCGGCGGCGGCCGAACAGGTCGCCGAGCCGTCCGCCGGTGATCAGCCCCGCGGCCGTGGCCAGGCCGTAGCCGGCCACCACCATCTGCAAGGTGCCCGCGGAGGCGTGCAGCTCGCGCTGCATCGAAGGCAGCGCCACGTTGACGATGAAGAAGTCCAGCACCACCAGGAAGGTGCCGCTGAGCATGACCCAGAGGCCGAGGGTGCCGGCGCCGCGGCTTGCGGCGGAGGAAAGCGATGCTGCCGGGGCAGCGATGTTCGATGACTGCGACATGATGACTTCGAGTGTTGGATTGGAGCGGCGCCGGGGCAATGACCTCAGAGGTCATCGCCGGGCCTCAGGCAGCGGGCGTCGGCAGGATGAACTGGTAGTCCACTGCGATGCGGCCGTCTTCGGCGAGCAGGAGAAACTCCAGGCCGAGCGCGGCAACGGGCCCACCGGCGGCCGGAACCATGTGCCAATGGAACATCACCGTACCGTGCAGGAACTGCGCGTCGCCGGCGGCCACAAAGCGAAAGCCACCGCCCTGCACGTTCTTTTCATGCGAACCGATGACGCGCTGCTCCAGCGCCTCGTAGCCCTTGACCTGCAGGGTGCGCACGTAGTGCTCGCCTTCGGGCACCCACAGCTGGGCGATGGCGGCGCGGCGCGATGCGGCATCCGTCTCGTTCCAGGCGGCGACGTAGCGATCGGCGAGTTCGGCAAGAGGGATGCGGGCAGTCATGATTC
It includes:
- a CDS encoding MFS transporter → MSQSSNIAAPAASLSSAASRGAGTLGLWVMLSGTFLVVLDFFIVNVALPSMQRELHASAGTLQMVVAGYGLATAAGLITGGRLGDLFGRRRMFMLGLLLFTLASAACGLAPNAELLVAARVLQGLAGALLQPQVLAMIGLAYTGENRARAFAAYGLTLGLGATLGQLVGGLLIHADLAGLGWRSCFLINLPIGLLALVLAPRVIPPLANGGSGAGSRLDPVGMLLVAAGSVAVVLPLVEGRQQGWPLWSWLCLAAALPLLAVFAMQQRRLAARGGAPLVAPALLANGRFVTGLLTTLAFYVGNASFYFVLALYLQQGLALDPLSSGIVFTALAIGFFATSMAGAHLARRFGGKPPIALGALVLAAGHALQFVNVAGWPGHSHVVAWMVPLLLVQGAGLGMVMAPLVSTVLAGLPPQHAGVASGVLSMVQQASNALGVALIGILFYGRLGSAAGTGGHGAAFGVALVYLMASALLVAVLQRRGSRLQPAKE
- a CDS encoding snoaL-like domain-containing protein, which gives rise to MTARIPLAELADRYVAAWNETDAASRRAAIAQLWVPEGEHYVRTLQVKGYEALEQRVIGSHEKNVQGGGFRFVAAGDAQFLHGTVMFHWHMVPAAGGPVAALGLEFLLLAEDGRIAVDYQFILPTPAA